TCCTCGTCGTTCTCCTGCCGCTGACGCCATCGACCGCGGGCATCGTCAACTACGACCTGCTCAGGCAATTGCGCCGCCGCAACGGGCTTGGCGGCGCCGTGCTGATCAATGCCGGACGGGGAAGGCTTCAGAAGGACGCGGACATCCTCAAGGCGCTCGACGACGGGACCTTGAAGGAGGCGACGCTCGACGTGTTCGAGACCGAGCCGCTTCCGAAGACCAGCCCCCTTTGGACGCATTCAAAAGTCTTCATCACCCCGCACGCCGCGGCCACCTCGGATCCGGACCACCTCGTCCCGTCCTTGCTGGCGCAGATGGAAGCGTTCGAGCGCGGCGAACCGCTGAAGAACGTCGTGGACCGCGCGGCGGGATACTGAAGCGAGCGGGTAGGCGACTGTTCTACGGTCGCCTGAACGCCACCGGCATGCCGTAAAGATGCCCGATGCGGGCGATGGCATCGCGCAGCGATTCCAGCGAAACCAGCATCGTGTGGCCGCTTGCGTGGATCATGTTGGACGGGTCGGTCATGATCGCGACATGGCCCTTCCAGAACACCAAGTCGCCGCGCCGCAAGCCGGAGAAATCCGCGGGAACATCCAGAAGCGTTCCGATCGAGCCCGCCTGCATGTCGGTGTCGCGAAGCACGCTGACCCCCGTCATCCGCAAGGCGAGTTGGACCAGCCCCGAGCAGTCTATGCCGAAGCCGGTCGCGCCGCCCCAGAGATACGGGGTGTGGATCAGCGTTTCCGCGACCGAGACGTAGTCCGCCGCGTGGCTCTCTGTCGGCAGCAGATGCGAGGCGATCACCGCTTCGCCGCTGTCGAGAACAGCATAGGACGTGCCACGGGTCTCGGCCTGGCCGACGACGCAGACGCGCGAGCCCATCGACAACGCGTAGACGCGCGGGAATTTTAGATCCGGGGCCGGATAGACGAAGGTGCGCGGCACCGAAACGATATGTGTGGCATCTGATTTGCGCTCGCCGACGGCGCTTGCGTCGGCATAGCCGACATAGCCGTCGCGCTCCGCCTGCAGCCACGCCCAGCCGTCCTTTTCCTCGAAGACCTGCACGTCGTCGCCGGCTATCAGCTGGGTGTCCATCCCTGACCTTGTCTCGGGTGCAGTGCGGAGGTCGGCGACGGGCGCAACCATGCGGGCCGCGCGCCCGGTCACAAAGCGCTCTGCCTCGACCTTGCCGCGCAACCGTGCATCCGCCAGGTCGGGCCGGAAGGCGTTCAAACGCTTGTCATGCATCGTCAAATCGGCAGTTCCCTGGCCTTGGCGATGATGACGTCGCCCAGGCGTTCCACATACAATGCCCCCTCGACCGTTCGCCTGACAAGGACATTACGGCGATCTTCGGCATCGCGATGGCGCGACACCAGCTTCAGCGCCCCCATCGTGTCGAGAGCACGCGTCACAACGGGTTTCGTGACGCCAAGCGCTGCCGCCAGTCCGCGAACCGTGTGCGGCGGCGGATCAAGATAGATGGTGAGCAAGATCGCCATCTGCCGCGACGTGAGGTCGTGCGCGTCGTCCCGCACCTCCGACAGCGAGACGGTCTGCCAAAGCCTCAGGGCTTGCGTGGGGCGCAGCTGTATTCCCATGGCCGGAGCGTAACGCCAATTCGTTTCGCTTCCGTTTCAAGCGCCGTTAACTCAGGCTCACACCGGGTAGCGCTTCGACAAGGCACGTTCGAGGGCGCGGATGGCTTGCGCCTCCCCACCCACCGGGCAGTGCGGCTTCTCGACCGGGTTCCAGGCGAAGATGTCGAAATGCGCCCAGGTCCGCGCCTTCTGCACGAATTTCTTCAGGAACAGGGCAGCGGTGATCGAGCCGGCGAATCCGTCCGTCGTCACATTGTTCGTGTCGGCGACCTTTGAGCCGAGCCGCGCCTCGTATGGCTTCCACAGCGGCATGCGCCAGAGGGGATCCTCCGCCGCGACGGCTTCACGGGAAAGCTCCTCCGCGAACGCGTCGTCGTCCGTGTAGAAGGGCGGCAGATCGGGTCCCAGGGCGACGCGGGCAGCGCCCGTCAGCGTGGCCATGTCGATCAGGAGTTCCGGCTCCTCCTCGTCGGCAAGCGCCAGCGCATCGGCCAGGATCAGGCGTCCCTCGGCGTCGGTGTTGCCGATCTCGACGGTGATGCCCTTGCGGCTGGCGAGGACATCGCCGGGACGGAAGGCGTTCCCTGCGATGGCATTCTCCACCGCCGGGATGATGACGCGCAGCCGCACCTTCAGCCCCGCGCCCATGATCATCGAAGCCAGACCGAGGACATTGGCAGCGCCGCCCATGTCCTTCTTCATCAGCAGCATGCCGCTGGCCGGCTTGATGTCGAGGCCGCCCGTGTCGAAGCAGACGCCCTTGCCCACCAACGTGACCTTGGGCGCATCCTCCGGCCCCCAGCGCATGTCGATCAGCCGCGGCGCATCGGGGGATGCCCTACCGACCGCGTGGACCATCGGGAAGTTGTGCGTCAACAGCTCGTCGCCGACGATCGACGTGACGTCGGCGCCATGAGCGTTCGCAACGCGGCGCGCCGCTGCCTCGAGCGCCGACGGACCCATGTCGCTGGTCGGCGTGTTGACGAGGTCGCGCACCAGACTGACCGCATCGGCGAGGCGACGCACGCGGCCGACGTCGGCGGCATTCGGCACGACGAGACGAAGCGCCCTACCCGCCTTCTTTCCGTAACGCGTGAACACGTAGTTGCCGAGCGCAATGCCGAGCAGGATCTGCTCGGGATCGTCCGCGCCTTCCGGGAGACGCCACAATCCCTCCGGCAGCGACTTTCCAAGCGCGCCGGACAACAGGCGGCCCTCCGAGCCATTTCCAAGCAGCGCGCCCGACACACTGCCGGATGCGTCCGCGAGCAGCAGAAGCCTTCCCGCCTCGCCGGAGAAGCCATTGGCCTTCGCCCAATTGACGGCAGCCGGATCCAGGCCGCTTTCATCGAGCTTGTCCTTGCCGACCAGATAGATCGGCAGCGCGCCTTCGACGGCGCCTTCGACGAATTCAACGCTCATTTCGCAGGTCCTTGACAGGGAGATTAGCCACAGGCGGCTCTTAACCAACCGTTAGGGTTAACGGAATATTTCTCCAAAGAGGGGACGGCCCACAGGCAAGGCCGCAGCATTTCGAACGGAGAGTCGGGGGCCGATGTTCACCAAACGCCGCGCGAAGGCAACTGCTAATCGCATTCTGATGGCCGGCGCGGCGATGGCCGTGGCGGCGACGCTGGCCGGCTGCGCCAACGACCGTATGACCACCGGCTCCATCTCCCGCGCCACCTCCGGGAAAGCCGTCGAACAAATGTCGGCCGGCGAACTTTCGAACGCCGCCGTGTCGCTCGGCCAGGCCTATGCCCGTGATCCGAAGGACAAGGCGACAGGGCTTCGATATGCAGCGGTGCTGCAGATGAACGGCCGCGCCGACCAGTCGCTTGCGGTGATGCGCAAGCTGGCGATCATTCATTCGAAGGACCGCGAAGTGCTGGCCGCCTACGGCAAGGCGCTGGCGGGCGCCGGCCAGCTCGAACCCGCGCTCGACGCCGTCCGCCGGGCCCAGACGCCCGAATATCCGGACTGGAAGCTGCAGTCCGCCGAAGCCGCCATCCTCGACCAGCTCGGGCAGCCCAACGAGGCGCGCGCCCTCTATCGCAAGGCTCTCGACGCCAAGCCGAACGAGCCTTCGGTGCTCTCGAATCTCGGCATGTCCTACCTGCTCGAAGGCGATCTCAAGACGGCGGAAACTTATATGCGAACCGCCTCCGACCAGCCGGGCGGCGACAGCCGCGTGCGCCAGAATCTCGCCCTCGTCGTCGGCCTTCAGGGGCGCTTCGCCGAGGCGGAGCAGATCGCCAGCCAGGAGCTGTCACCGGAGCAGGCCCGCGCCAATGTCGCCTATCTGAGATCGATGCTCTCCCAGCAGAACGCGTGGAAGCAGATCAAGGAAGAGGACGGCCGGCGGGAAACCAACACCAACTGATCCCGTCCGTCAGGCGGGGTCGCCTTCAGGCGGCCCGGGCGGCACGCCCCAGCCCGTGCGCCACCAGCCGGTCGATGACCTCGGCATAGCTGACGCCACTAGCGGCCATCGCCTTAGAATACATGCTGATGTCGGTGAAGCCGGGTATCGTGTTGAGCTCGTTGACGAGAAACCGCATGTCCTGCGTCACGAAGAAATCCACGCGTGCCATGCCATCGCAGCCGACCGCGCGGAACGCCTTGGCCGCCGTCTCGCGGATGTCGCGCTCAATCTCCCCCGGCAGTTCGGCAGGGATCTTCAGGGCCGCACCCTCCGCGTCCACGTACTTGGCATCGTAGGTGTAGAAGCCGTGGCTCTCGGCCGGCACGATCTCGCCCGGACGAGACACGAAAAGCCCGCCCTGCGCATCCTCCAGCACGCTGCATTCGATCTCGCGGCCACGGACGAATTCTTCGGCCAGCAGCTTGCTGTCGTGCCTGAAACCCTCGGCGAGCGCCGCCTTGTAGTCCGCTTCGGTCGACACCTTGCTCACTCCCACGGACGAGCCCTGCCGTGCCGGCTTGACGAACACCGGGAGCCCGAGCGTTTCCCGCAGTTCGGCAAACCCCGGAACCGTTTCGCGACGTATCGTGACGGAGCGCGCAACGGGAACACCGGCCTCCTTCAGCAGCCGCTTGGCGATGTCCTTGTCGAGGGCCGCGGCCGAGCCGAGGATGCCGCATCCGACCAGCGGCACGCGTGCGACCTCGGCAAGCCCCTGCACCGCTCCGTCCTCGCCATGCAATCCGTGCAGGACGGGAAAAAGCGCGTCGACCCGTGGCAGTTCGTAGGGCCGGCCTTCTGCAGGAATGGCCATCGCACGCCCCTGCCCTCCCGGCACCAGGCAGATCTCCGTTCCGGATGACGGCTTCGCCAGTTCGCCATCCTCGAAGCTGCTCAGAATCCATTGCCCTTCCCGGGTGACGAACACGGGGAGGAGGTGGTACTTCGCGGGATCCAGCGCCCGTGCGACATTGGTCGCCGAAAGCACCGACACGTCGTGCTCGGCCGAGCGTCCTCCGAAGAGGACGAGGATGCGGAGCTTCGAGGGGGTATCGGCCATGGGCGTCTCCCAAGAGAGATGAGCTGAGCGGCGCCGAGAGGCGGGCGTGGATCGTATACGGACCTGACCGAAGCCGCACAACCCGCCCCTGCCGGCGAGCGCTTCCTGATGCAATCGGGCGGCGGGCCTGCCGGGCGAGATCGGGCAGCGACCGGGAAGGCCTAGTTCGGAAAGATGCCGCGCTGGCTCACCTGGATGCCGGCTGGGCCGAGGATGACGGCGAACAGCACCGGCAGGAAGAACAGGATCATCGGAACCGTCAGCTTGGGCGGCAGAGCGGCCGCCTTCTTCTCTGCCTCGTTCATCCGCATCTCGCGGCTCTCCTGGGCCAGCACGCGCAGGGCGTGCGCCACGGGCGTACCGTAGCGTTCGGCCTGGATCAGCGTCTGGGACACCGACTTGACCGATTCCAGGCCCGTGCGTTCGGCCAGATTTTCATAGGCCGCACGGCGTTCCTGGAGATATGACAGCTCGGCATTGGTGAGCACCAGTTCCTCGGCGAGGTCGACCGACTGGCTGCCGATCTCGTCGGCCACCTTGCGGAAGGCGGCTTCGATGGACATGCCGGATTCCACGCAGATCAGCATCAGGTCCAGCGCGTCGGGCCAGGCAAGCTGGATGGACTGCTTGCGTTTGGTGGAGCGGTTGGTCACGTAGAGCACCGGCGCGTAGAAGCCGCCATAGCCGGCGAGGATGCAGACGAACAGCTTCACCATCGGCGGCTTGTCCGGCAGTCCGCCGAGGACAAAAATGTAGATCGCGGCCAGCGCCAGGCCCGCGGCGGGCATCACCAACCGCGCAAAGAGAAAGATGTTCGTCGGATTGTTGCCGCGGAAGCCGGCGTGGCGCAGCTTCTGCATGGTCGATTCGTCGGCCAGCGCTCGCCTCAGATCGAGACGGTCAACGATTTTGCGTACCCGCTCCGACTGCTCCTCGCGCAGCCCGCCCTTGCGCCGCTCCGCATCGCTCGCCAGCCAGCTTCGCTGCTTGGCGCGCAGCTGCTCGCGCTCCAGCGCGACCGACTTCATCCGGCTTTTGAGCGGATCGCCGCCGAAGGCCGGCAGCGCAGTGACCAGAGTGGCGAAGACGGCGATCGCGACGAGGATCGAGATCAGGAAGGAAGGGTCCGTGAGCGTCTTGATGACCTGTTCCGACATCGCGCGGCCTCAAACCTCGAAATTGATCATCTTGCGCATCACCATGATGCCGATCGACATCCAGAACAGCGAGACGCCGATGATGATGTGGCCGACGCTCGTCGTGAACAGCGGCATGATATAGTTGGGGCTCGACAGGTAGACGAGGCAGGCGACGATAAAGGGCAAGGCGCCGATGATGGCGGCGGAAGCCTTGGCTTCCATGGAGAGCGCCTGCACCTTGGCCTTCATCCTCTTGCGGTCGCGCAGCACGCGCGAAAGGTTGCCCAGCGCCTCGGAGAGATTGCCGCCCGCCTGCGACTGGATCTGGATGACGATGCCGAAGAAGCCGGCCTCCGGGCAGGGCATGGTCTCGATCATGCGCATCGAGGCGTCGGGTATCGAGAGGCCGAGTTGCTGGGCCTCGACGATGCGGCGGAACTCGGTCTTTACCGGTTCCTTGGCTTCGTGCGCGATCAACCGTACTCCGTCATTCAACGGCAGGCCGGATTTCACCGCGCGCACGATGATGTCCAGGGCGTTGGGGAACTCTTCGAGAAATGCCTTGATACGGCGCTTGCGCAGGAACGACACGGTCCAGCGCGGGAAGCCCACCACGCCCACGAGGAGCGCCGCCGGCACCACATAGATTGGCGCGCCCCCGGCGAAGGCGGCGAAGGCAAACACGGCCCCGCTGATCGCCGAATACATCCAGAAGCGCTCAATCGGAATTGAGAGACCGGCCTGCTTGATCTGGACCTTGAGCGGCGGCTTGCGGAGGTTGCGGTCGCGATCCTTCTCCCGCTCTTCGAGAGCCTTGAGCGACTCGGCGATCGACTTGCGCCGGCGCACCACCTCGGCATCCCGGTCGCGCATGGCGCGTTCGGAATCGCGCTCCAGATCCGAGCGCTTGACGCCCTCCAGCCGCCGCTCCGCCTTGCGCTCGTCCTGCACCCGGTTGAACAGGAGCGCATAGGCGACACTGCCTGCGCTGAGCCCCGCGAGGGCGACGATCGCCAGAAAAGTGAGATCCAGGCCGAACATGGGATCCGATCAATCCGCCCGCTTTTCCATGGCTTCCAGCGCACCGGCCAGACGCTGCTCCTCGCCATAGTAGCGCGCGCGGTCCCAGAAATGGGGACGACCGATGCCGGTCGACACGTGCTGACCGAGAATGCGCCCCGAGGCGTCCTCGCCCTTGATGTTGTAGAGCACGAGGTCCTGGGTGATGATGACGTCGCCTTCCATGCCGATCACTTCCGTGATGTGGGTGATGCGACGGGAGCCATCGCGCAGGCGGGCTGCCTGGATGATGACATCCACCGAGCCGACGATGATCTCGCGCACGGTCTTCTGCGGCAGCGAGTACCCTCCCATGGCGATCATCGATTCCATACGGTTCAGGCATTCGCGCGGCGAGTTGGAGTGGATGGTGCCCATCGAGCCGTCGTGACCCGTGTTCATCGCCTGCAGCAGGTCGAACACCTCGGGTCCGCGCACCTCGCCGACGATGATGCGTTCAGGACGCATACGCAGGCAGTTCTTGACGAGGTCGCGCATGGTCACTTCGCCCTCGCCTTCAAGGTTCGGCGGGCGGGTTTCCAGCCGAACGACATGGGGCTGCTGCAGCTGAAGTTCCGCCGTATCCTCGCAGGTGATGACGCGCTCTTCCCGGTCGATATATTTTGTCAGGCAGTTGAGCAAAGTCGTCTTGCCCGAACCGGTGCCGCCCGAGATGATGACGTTGCAGCGCACCCGGCCGATGATCTTCAGGACCTCGGCGCCTTCCGGCGCAATCGCGCCGAACTTCACCAACTGATCGAGATTGAGCTTGTCCTTCTTGAACTTGCGGATGGTTAGGGCAGCGCCATCCAATGCCAGCGGCGGGGCGATGACGTTGACGCGCGAGCCGTCCGGCAATCGGGCGTCGCAGATCGGCGAGCTTTCGTCGACGCGGCGGCCGACCTGGCTTACGATACGCTGGCAGATGTTCAGCAGCTGTTGGTTGTCGCGGAAGCGGATCGACGTGTTCTCGACTTTGCCGTTGACCTCGATGAAGACGGTCTTGGCGCCATTCACCATGATGTCGGCGATGTCGTCGCGGGCGAGCAGCGGCTCCAGCGGGCCGTAGCCCAGCACGTCGTTGCAGATATCCTCGAGCAGTTCCTCCTGCTCGGCGATCGACATCGCGAAATTCTTGATCGCGATGATGTCGTTGACGATGTCGCGGATTTCCTCGCGGGCGCTCTCCGGGTCGAGCTTGGCCAGCTGCGAGAGGTCGATCGTATCGATCAGCGCCGAGAAGACCTGCGATTTGGTGTCGTAATAGGTCTCGCTGCGCTCGCGCATGGGCGCGCGTTTCTCGCGCTGCGGGGCCATGGGCGGAGGCGCGTCGACCGCGATGCGCTTTGTCGCCGATCGCGCGTCCGCAGACGCGGCCGGAGCTGGCATTTGCCTCGACTGGGAGGCGTCGCCAGGGGGCGACGGCCGGAATTCCGGCACGCCCCGGTCGCCTCCATCACTGCCCCGCTTCCCAAACATCGTCGACTACCTGCCTCGCGCGGTGCGCGTCACTTCTTGCGCTTCAGCTTGCCGAGCAGATCGGCCAGGATCGGCTGCTTCTTTGTCTTGATCTCGCCGCGGCCCGTGAGCACGTGGGCGATGTCCCGGACCATCTGAACCGCCGGGTGCTTGGAATCCATTTCGCCAAGCATGCGGCCATTGTTCGATGCATTCCCGAACAACTGCGGATCGAAGGGAACGACCGCCATGGGACTCAGTCCCAAGGGCTCGCTGAAGTCCGCTGGTGAAATCTCGGGACGCTTGGCGATCCCCGCCTGATTGAGGACGAGTCTCGGCGGAGCGTCGTTGGGCCTCAGCTTCTTCAGCATGTCGACCATGTTCTTGGTGTTGCGCAGGTTTGCCAGATCCGGCACGGCGGTGATGACCACCTCGTCGGCCTGGGCCAACGTGCTCCGACTCCAGCCGCTCCAGATATGGGGCACGTCGAGCACCAGCAGCGGGGCCGTGCGCTGCGCCGTGTCGATGATGGACGTGAACGCGTCGGCGTCGAAGTCGTAGACGCGATCGAGCGTCGAAGGTGCGGCGAGCAGCGACAGGTGCTCGGCGCACTGCGCGAGCAGGCGGTCGAGATAGACCTCGTCGATGCGCTCCGGGGAAAACACCGCCTCGGCGATGCCCTGCACCGGATCCTGATCGAAGTTGATGTTTGCGGTGCCGAAAGGAAGGTCGAGGTCCATGACCACGACTTCCGACTTGAACAGCGTCGACATGCACCAGCCGACATTGTGGGCAATCGTCGACGAGCCGACGCCGCCCTTGGCGCCGACGAATGCGATCGAACGGCCGATCGGGGCGGCATCCGGATCGACGAAGATGGTGGACGTGACGCCGATCACGTCGGCCAGAGAGATCGGCGCCACCATGTATTCCGACACGCCGGAGCGGACGAGATCCCGATAGAGGCCGACGTCGTTGTAGTGGCCGATCACCACCACCTTCGTGGTCGGATCGCAAAATTCGGCAAGCTGCCGCAGGGCCTGCAGCAGCGCATTAGGCTCCTGCCGCGACTCGAGGATGATGAGGTTCGGCGTCGGAGCCGACCTGTAGAACTCGATCGCCGTGGCTATGCCGCCCATGTGCACCTTAAGGTGCGCCTTCGCCATGCGGCGATCCTCGGCTGCCCGCTCGATAGGATTGGCGATGCCCTCCGTCTCGCAGAACGCCTGGATGGAGATACGCGGGATCGGGCGCATCGCCTTCATGGACGCCGCATCGCGCTGAACCTGATCGTGATCCTCGTAGTCGGGATCAAGGGCCACGTTGTTGCTCATCCCCGCCTCCCGCAACTAGTATTGCACCTCACCACCGCCGCCGCCCGAAGCACGGTTCCGGTAGTCGTCTATGACGATGTTGCGTCGCTCGGCGTCGATGTCGCCAGGCTTGCGCGGACCGAGCAGATCGGCCGGATTGGCGATCTGCGCGGCCAGATTGTTCTGATAGGCGCAGCCGAAGTTCGCGTAGTGCTTGTTCTCGACGGTGTTCGTCAGATCGTCCGGCCACCTGCCGCAGCGATCCGTGTGCGCGGTCATCGCCACGTAGGAGACCCGGATCGGGGCCTCGGTCTCGGCGGCGCCGGCCTGATATGCGAGCACCGAAATGCGGCTGCGCGGCACTCCGTTCCTCTTGAGCACCTGGACCAGCCCCTCGGCGACGTGGTTGGCCGCAAGCTCGTTGACCGAACCCGCGGGAATGAGGATCGACACCGGCGGAGCGGCGCTGCGATCGTAGTTGGCGATGAAGCCCTCGACTGCGATGCGCTGGGTCTTGGTCGCGTCGCGATCGGTCGCGGCGACCGGCACGTCGACGACCTGCTCCTTTTGGGAGATCATGATCGGGTGATTGGTCCGGTAGTCGTCCGGGATCGAGCCCACCGTGATGCTGTCGCGGTTTGCGCAGCCGGCCAGCAGCGCCAGCGCGGCGATCGCGACCACCGGGCGCAGAGCGCCGGGAAAGCTGGATCCTATGGATTCGAAGCGCATGGTCGGAACTCCGATCACTTGTAGATGTAGCCGACGACGCCGTGGTAGCGGCCATTCGGCAGGTCGGTCTTCATGGTGCCGTAGACGCGGTTCACACGGCCCAGGATGAAGCCGGCGCCATCGCTGGGGGGATTGAAATTGTCGTCGGGCCTGGCCAGCGCCTGGCGGGAGGTCGGCTTGGTCAGGTAAGGCGTGATGATGATGACCAGCTCGCTTTCGTTGCGCACGAAGTCCCTGCTGCGGAACAGCGTGCCCAGCACCGGGATCTTGGTCAGGCCAGGAAGGCCATGGACCGCCTGCCGCAACTCGTCGCGGACGAGGCCGGCGATCATCATGGAGCCACCTGAGGGCAGCTCGACCGTGGTGTCGGCCAGGCGCTTGCGCAGCGACAGGAAATTTGCGCCCTGGATCATCAGAGGATCGGCGGGAAGGCCAACGGACCCTTCCGTGGTCGGCTCCGAGACCGAGGTGCGGACCTTCAGGCTTATGCGCCCGGGCGACAGCACGGTCGGAAGGAACTCCAGCCCGATGCCGTACTCGATCTTCTCGATGCCGTAGGTGACGCCGCCATAAGATGCCGGCTCGTCCAGAACTCCGTCGCCATTGTTGTCGATGGCAGGGCTCGGCGGCGACACCGACTGGCTGCTCACGAGGTTGAATTCCCCGCCGACCTTGAACGTCGCCTTCTCTCCGGAAACCGCGGTGAGAGTGGGTTCGGCCAGCGTCTTCATGACGCCGGTCTGTTCCATCGCGTTGAGATAGCTGTCGAGGATATCGCCGGTCAGCGAAAGGCCGGACTGTGCAAGCGGCTTGCCAAGGCCGTAGATCGGCTTGCTGATGGCGCCCCAGCTCAGGCCGTTGCTAGCGCCGCTGGCGATCATATTGACGCCGAGCTGCTTCATGACGGAGCGGCTGACCTCGGCGACGGTCACTTTCAAGGTGACCTGGTCCTCGCCGACGATCTTCAGGAGGTTGACGATCTGGCTGACACGCCGCGAGCGGTCCGGATTGTTGATCGCCACGCCGGAGTCGGACGAACCGCCTGAGGCCGTCTGCGAATACTGGCCGGTCGTCGCCTCGCCACCGCTGACGAAGATGCGCGCAAGGTCGACCGCACGCGTCGAGTCGAGAGGCGTCTCGACAGTGCCGGTGAGCACGACGTTGTCGTTCAGGAGTTCGACCGTGATGTCGGACTCGGGAATGAACCGCTTGAGATAGGCCTCAAGGCCGGTGACGTCGCGCTCGACCTTCAGGTCAAGGCTGACGATCTGCTCGCCGTTGGGTCCGAACACGTAGATGTTGGTCTCTCCGACCGCCTTGCCGAACAAGAAGATGCGCCGCGAGGTGCGGGTGACGGCATCCGCCACGCCGGGATTGGCAACCAGTATGTCGTAGGCATCGGCGGGCAGGTCGATGACGATCGACTTGTTGAGGCCGAGGTTGACCCGCTGGGCGCCCTTGCCCAACGAGCGCACTTTCGCTTCCTGGGCGACCGCAGCAGCGTCGAGGGCCGGCACACCGGGGCTCGCCGCCAGCATGGCGCATGAGATCGCCAGCGTGCCGGCAGTGCGCAGCGCGCGCCTGCCACGCGTGAGAGCCATGCGAAGGCTATCGGGATGCGTCATTTCCTCGCCCCTACCTCGGTGACCTCACCGGACCTGATCAACCGCACGGTGCCCCCCTTGCCGCGCCCGGCCACGAGGTAGTCGGCCTGATCGCTCGGTCTCTCATTGGTGTCGACGATGGCGCGCAGAGTGAGCGACAGGCGGTCGGCCATCTGTTGCGCGACCGTGATGATCTCGGCCTGCTCGGGTGTCAGCTCCAGCGTGGCTGTCGACCCCACCTTGACCTTCTTGCCTTCCTCGTCCTCCTGAATCGTCTGGTCGATCGCCAGGACGCGGATGTTCTTGAGGATCGTTTCGGTGACGAAGCCGCCGGGGCTTCCCGTCGCGCCTTCGCCGCGCCGCACCATGATCACGTCGACAAAGTCGTTGGGCAGGATGAAGCCGCCTGCCGCGGATTCAGCCGAAATCGACGTCGCGACGGCCCGGTGGCCGGCCGGAAGCACCGCCGACAGGAAGGACTGGCCGCCCCCGATGAGCTTCGACTTGCGGACCGGCTCGCCGGCATAGAGCGGCACGCGCGCCACGGATTCGCGCATCTGCTCGAGCGCCTCCGGCTCGGTGCTGCGGGTGATGAAGTTCGGGTTCACCGCGTCGTCGGGCCAGCTCTGCCAGCTGATCCTGTCGCCCAGGCTGGTGCCCATCGACACGTCGGAGGCAAGGACCAGAACTTCCGACGTGGCAATCGTCGGCGCCGGAGCTTGAACTATCGCCCGGGGAGCCTCGTTGTTCATGAACTTGGCGACGTAGCCAGCGCCGCCAGCGGCGGCGACAGCCACACCCAGAATAATCACTCGCGACGCTGGCATGATTTCGGACCCCAAGCC
This portion of the Mesorhizobium shangrilense genome encodes:
- the cpaB gene encoding Flp pilus assembly protein CpaB, encoding MPASRVIILGVAVAAAGGAGYVAKFMNNEAPRAIVQAPAPTIATSEVLVLASDVSMGTSLGDRISWQSWPDDAVNPNFITRSTEPEALEQMRESVARVPLYAGEPVRKSKLIGGGQSFLSAVLPAGHRAVATSISAESAAGGFILPNDFVDVIMVRRGEGATGSPGGFVTETILKNIRVLAIDQTIQEDEEGKKVKVGSTATLELTPEQAEIITVAQQMADRLSLTLRAIVDTNERPSDQADYLVAGRGKGGTVRLIRSGEVTEVGARK
- a CDS encoding type II and III secretion system protein family protein — encoded protein: MTHPDSLRMALTRGRRALRTAGTLAISCAMLAASPGVPALDAAAVAQEAKVRSLGKGAQRVNLGLNKSIVIDLPADAYDILVANPGVADAVTRTSRRIFLFGKAVGETNIYVFGPNGEQIVSLDLKVERDVTGLEAYLKRFIPESDITVELLNDNVVLTGTVETPLDSTRAVDLARIFVSGGEATTGQYSQTASGGSSDSGVAINNPDRSRRVSQIVNLLKIVGEDQVTLKVTVAEVSRSVMKQLGVNMIASGASNGLSWGAISKPIYGLGKPLAQSGLSLTGDILDSYLNAMEQTGVMKTLAEPTLTAVSGEKATFKVGGEFNLVSSQSVSPPSPAIDNNGDGVLDEPASYGGVTYGIEKIEYGIGLEFLPTVLSPGRISLKVRTSVSEPTTEGSVGLPADPLMIQGANFLSLRKRLADTTVELPSGGSMMIAGLVRDELRQAVHGLPGLTKIPVLGTLFRSRDFVRNESELVIIITPYLTKPTSRQALARPDDNFNPPSDGAGFILGRVNRVYGTMKTDLPNGRYHGVVGYIYK
- a CDS encoding CpaF family protein, with translation MPAPAASADARSATKRIAVDAPPPMAPQREKRAPMRERSETYYDTKSQVFSALIDTIDLSQLAKLDPESAREEIRDIVNDIIAIKNFAMSIAEQEELLEDICNDVLGYGPLEPLLARDDIADIMVNGAKTVFIEVNGKVENTSIRFRDNQQLLNICQRIVSQVGRRVDESSPICDARLPDGSRVNVIAPPLALDGAALTIRKFKKDKLNLDQLVKFGAIAPEGAEVLKIIGRVRCNVIISGGTGSGKTTLLNCLTKYIDREERVITCEDTAELQLQQPHVVRLETRPPNLEGEGEVTMRDLVKNCLRMRPERIIVGEVRGPEVFDLLQAMNTGHDGSMGTIHSNSPRECLNRMESMIAMGGYSLPQKTVREIIVGSVDVIIQAARLRDGSRRITHITEVIGMEGDVIITQDLVLYNIKGEDASGRILGQHVSTGIGRPHFWDRARYYGEEQRLAGALEAMEKRAD
- a CDS encoding CpaD family pilus assembly protein, whose product is MRFESIGSSFPGALRPVVAIAALALLAGCANRDSITVGSIPDDYRTNHPIMISQKEQVVDVPVAATDRDATKTQRIAVEGFIANYDRSAAPPVSILIPAGSVNELAANHVAEGLVQVLKRNGVPRSRISVLAYQAGAAETEAPIRVSYVAMTAHTDRCGRWPDDLTNTVENKHYANFGCAYQNNLAAQIANPADLLGPRKPGDIDAERRNIVIDDYRNRASGGGGGEVQY
- a CDS encoding AAA family ATPase, producing the protein MSNNVALDPDYEDHDQVQRDAASMKAMRPIPRISIQAFCETEGIANPIERAAEDRRMAKAHLKVHMGGIATAIEFYRSAPTPNLIILESRQEPNALLQALRQLAEFCDPTTKVVVIGHYNDVGLYRDLVRSGVSEYMVAPISLADVIGVTSTIFVDPDAAPIGRSIAFVGAKGGVGSSTIAHNVGWCMSTLFKSEVVVMDLDLPFGTANINFDQDPVQGIAEAVFSPERIDEVYLDRLLAQCAEHLSLLAAPSTLDRVYDFDADAFTSIIDTAQRTAPLLVLDVPHIWSGWSRSTLAQADEVVITAVPDLANLRNTKNMVDMLKKLRPNDAPPRLVLNQAGIAKRPEISPADFSEPLGLSPMAVVPFDPQLFGNASNNGRMLGEMDSKHPAVQMVRDIAHVLTGRGEIKTKKQPILADLLGKLKRKK